The DNA region TCTAAAGTCATGGTTTTAGTAGGATTAGGGAAAGTTTAGGATTAAACAAGTGCGCCACCACAGCTAGAGCCGCTGCCCGCTGTACAGCCGTAGCAGTAAGGTTTTGTTGCAACGAGGTCGATGAGATCTAATGTGTTCGCTGCAAGTAATTTGCTGACAGTGAGGCGATCGCCAGATTTGGTGCGGGCGGGTAGATTTTCCATCTGATTAAAATCACAATCGAAAATATTGCCGAGATAGTCGATGGAGAGTTGGTTTCGACACATCAAATTAGTAACGGTAGACTCATTATGGTGCGTTTCTAAAAATCTCAGATAGGGCAAATATAAGTCTTTTGTTTCTAAATAATTTCTTACTCGTCCAATGGGCAAATTGGTGATGGTGAATAAATGGTTGAATTTAATATCAAAGTGCTCAGCGAGATATTTTTTGTAGTCTTTTTCTAGGGCAACTTGATCGGGTGTTAAAGAAAAATCAGCATTGCGAGGAACCGGTGGATTATAGACGAGATCTAAATTTAGATTTGGATCAGTACCATAGCCTAAGGCATTAAGTTTTTGGATCGCGGTGATGGAGTCTTGGTAAACGCCTGCCCCCCGTTGTTTATCGACATTATCTTCGAGGTAACAAGGTAAAGACGCTACCACTCGTACTTTGTGCTCCGCAAAATACTCGGGTAAATCCTCGTAGCCTTCAACAAAAAAAATGGTTAGGTTTGAGCGGACAATTACTTCCTTTCCGTAGGCGATCGCCGTGGCGACAAGCTCCCGAAAACCATAGTTCATCTCCGGTGCGCCACCC from [Leptolyngbya] sp. PCC 7376 includes:
- the arsS gene encoding arsenosugar biosynthesis radical SAM (seleno)protein ArsS (Some members of this family are selenoproteins.) translates to MVQTPTKTTVTPFENKISQPLTKQPITTLQINLGKKCNLACIHCHVEAGPKRTEELSPEICDQLLELLRRFPQIKTVDLTGGAPEMNYGFRELVATAIAYGKEVIVRSNLTIFFVEGYEDLPEYFAEHKVRVVASLPCYLEDNVDKQRGAGVYQDSITAIQKLNALGYGTDPNLNLDLVYNPPVPRNADFSLTPDQVALEKDYKKYLAEHFDIKFNHLFTITNLPIGRVRNYLETKDLYLPYLRFLETHHNESTVTNLMCRNQLSIDYLGNIFDCDFNQMENLPARTKSGDRLTVSKLLAANTLDLIDLVATKPYCYGCTAGSGSSCGGALV